In Drosophila pseudoobscura strain MV-25-SWS-2005 chromosome 4, UCI_Dpse_MV25, whole genome shotgun sequence, the following proteins share a genomic window:
- the ics gene encoding ras suppressor protein 1, protein MSQCLPVNAKMSKAKKVLDEARETQNRELDLVEKGLTSFEELPGLFNMSNITRLTLSHNKISVINPGIANLLNLEILNLSNNQLAELPVSLSSMPKLRILNVSINRLVNLPRGFGAFPVLEVLDLSYNNLSEQVLPGNFFGMETLRALYLGDNDFEYIPKELGQLKNLQILGLRDNDLLELPREIGELARLRELHIQNNRLQVLPPEVAQLDLLSNKSVMKMEENPWVNPIAEQYLLGISHVIDYLKTETYKIIYNRHMQAGRSGPPPPKADKSKKASRIRA, encoded by the exons atgagtcAATGTCTACCAGTAAACGCGAAGATGTCGAAAGCGAAGAAAGTTTTGGATGAGGCCCGGGAAACGCAAAACCGGGAACTGGATCTGGTTGAGAAGGGTCTCACCTCCTTCGAGGAGCTGCCTGGACTGT TCAACATGTCCAATATCACCCGACTCACGCTGTCGCACAATAAAATCAGTGTCATCAATCCGGGAATCGCAAATCTGCTGAATTTGGAGATCCTGAACCTCTCTAACAACCAGCTAGCCGAGCTCCCGGTTTCGCTATCGTCCATGCCAAAGCTGCGCATCCTGAATGTGTCCATTAATCGACTGGTGAACCTACCGCGTGGCTTCGGCGCCTTTCCCGTGCTGGAGGTCCTCGATTTGTCGTACAACAATCTTAGCGAGCAAGTGCTGCCCGGCAACTTCTTTGGCATGGAGACGCTGCGCGCCCTGTATCTGGGCGACAACGACTTTGAGTATATACCCAAGGAGCTGGGCCAACTGAAGAATCTGCAGATACTTGGCTTGCGGGACAACGACCTTTTGGAGCTGCCGCGGGAGATTGGGGAGTTGGCGCGTCTGCGGGAGCTGCATATCCAAAACAACAGGTTGCAGGTCCTTCCGCCCGAGGTGGCTCAGCTGGATCTGTTGAGCAACAAGTCGGTGATGAAAATGGAGGAGAATCCCTGGGTGAATCCGATTGCCGAGCAGTATCTTTTGGGCATCAGTCACGTGATTGATTACCTCAAAACAGAGACCTACAAAAT CATCTACAATCGCCACATGCAGGCCGGACGCAGCGGACCACCTCCACCGAAGGCGGACAAGAGCAAGAAGGCCTCTCGAATACGCGCATAG
- the LOC4818124 gene encoding uncharacterized protein isoform X1 encodes MDDSKAQPQQQQQQTHPLEDVSLNENDDDKQTPKNWVKFDDEADGSEKNNNSNGSDATQQQQQEQQPPQPQQRQNKLALPPPPSVVSSNNNRRARSRSPNQLSTTTTTPVQRPAVSSTTAASPAPVPAPGTAAASSPDVAPAVLTTESTHVNLNASGSGIVSGNVASGASGSTPARHPQQLINQKATVASASSVQAPASSSSHHNGNGAHGSSSTSIPMDQGSGMRTIELSTGRIREGFANGDVIVTLLPANTKWPWITPAIFRPELVPEELMAQGLTLTVEDYVNAMETLVNDYRFTVYNICYKRILVCWILFAFTVLLALLFSGLQGVALFALGVGWLFLNAAAIFLCMWVKLRLSRGLEKCLARVNKQLMRHKILLVLDDRGRISCHKVNLCFMYFDATQCVSFLNEFLEHTEQNGGEAIKAGWEAKLDIDLNDIVIQGSQPVRMPRKQAFAQELFLSYLQRWGKDFLRRRLDWTVQEAGVHETPRHLQSSICPCQYEEELLRNKIKISLQHRQCCGINCMGCWL; translated from the exons ATGGACGACTCCAAggcgcagccgcagcagcagcagcagcaaacccATCCTTTGGAAGATGTGTCCCTCAATGAGAATGATGACGACAAACAGACGCCCAAAAATTGGGTTAAATTCGATGATGAGGCAGACGGCagtgaaaaaaataataacagtAACGGCAGCGATGCcacacaacagcagcaacaagaacagcagccgccgcagccgcagcagcggcaaaacAAGTTAgctctgccgccgccgccgtcggttgtgagcagcaacaacaacaggcggGCGCGCTCGCGCAGTCCGAATCAACtatcgacaacaacaacaacacctgTCCAG CGCCCAGCCGTTTCCTCGACAACAGCTGcgtccccagccccagtcccggCACCAGGCACAGCCGCAGCCTCGTCGCCGGATGTGGCGCCCGCTGTTTTGACAACTGAGAGTACGCACGTTAATCTGAATGCATCCGGCAGTGGCATTGTCAGTGGCAACGTTGCCAGCGGGGCGAGCGGCTCCACCCCGGCCCGACACCCCCAGCAGCTAATAAACCAAAAAGCAACGGTAGCCTCAGCCTCCTCCGTCCAGGCTCCAGCCTCGTCCTCCAGCCACCATAACGGCAACGGGGcccatggcagcagcagcaccagcataCCCATGGATCAGGGCTCCGGCATGCGCACAATTGAACTGTCAACGGGTCGCATCCGTGAGGGATTTG CGAATGGCGATGTGATTGTCACACTGCTTCCGGCCAACACCAAATGGCCTTGGATTACGCCCGCAATATTTCGTCCGGAGCTGGTGCCGGAGGAGTTGATGGCCCAGGGTCTGACG CTTACAGTGGAGGACTATGTGAATGCGATGGAGACGCTGGTGAATGATTACCGCTTCACCGTGTACAACATTTGCTACAAGCGCATCCTCGTCTGCTGGATCCTGTTCGCCTTCACCGtgctgctggcgttgctgTTCTCGGGCCTGCAGGGCGTGGCCCTGTTCGCACTGGGCGTGGGCTGGTTATTCTTGAATGCGGCGGCCATATTCCTGTGTATGTGGGTGAAACTGCGGCTGTCGCGCGGCCTGGAGAAGTGCCTGGCCCGGGTCAACAAGCAGCTGATGCGTCACAAAATACTCCTGGTGCTGGATGACCGAGGCCGCATCTCGTGCCACAAGGTCAACCTCTGCTTCATGTACTTCGATGCCACGCAGTGCGTGAGCTTCCTCAACGAGTTCCTGGAGCACACGGAGCAAAACGGCGGCGAGGCCATCAAGGCGGGCTGGGAGGCCAAGCTGGACATTGATCTGAACGATATTGTCATTCAGGGCAGTCAGCCAGTGAGGATGCCGCGTAAGCAG GCCTTTGCCCAGGAGCTCTTCCTTAGCTATCTGCAGCGATGGGGCAAGGATTTCCTGCGTCGTCGCCTCGACTGGACGGTCCAGGAGGCGGGAGTCCACGAAACGCCCAGGCACCTGCAGTCGTCCATCTGCCCCTGTCAGTATGAGGAGGAATTGCTGcgcaataaaatcaaaattagCCTGCAGCATCGCCAATGCTGTGGCATCAACTGCATGGGCTGCTGGCTCTGA